The genomic DNA TTCTTTTTGCAAGCTCAATAAGCTCACGATCTCGCGAAAATTCGGCATGGGTGCGCAGTGCAACAACAACGCATTTGTCAGGACGTCGGGCAATCAAATCAATACGTGTTGAAGTGGCGATAAATGCAGGAAGCTCTGCGATGGAAGGGCGACACTGCACGGAAAACCCCTCAGCGGCAAGCTCCCGCGCCAGCTCGGCGAGAGTGTCGTCGTAGCTGATTAGTAACACCGATTTCATCAGATTGTCACCATCAAGCCGTACAGGATCGTCTCCCAAAAACACACAATTGTTACCTGTACGGGAATGGAAACCGGCTCCCCCTGCCAAACTTCCCGAGCGGCTGCCTGAACCCGTTCTTGCCACTCTCGAAGTCTCTCCCGATTGTGGCTCTGGTAAGAAACAGGTGGTCCTTCCAAGACAAACTCAACAGGCAATATCTGAAGCAATTTTACCTCAAGCACCAAACCGAGCAAGCAACGCCAGAATCTCGTCCTTGCGTTCGACTTGCTCGGCGAGGGCTACGGGCGTAAGAGTCACGTAGCCCTTTTGGTAAACCTTAGTGGTGTAGGAGACATGGGGGCTGGCTCCCGCATCCAGGAGGATTTCGACGGCCTCGGGACAGTTCCCGCGTACTGCCTCCATCAAGAGCGGTATGGAAAAGGGGTCACCCCGCGCATCGTCCTCATTGGGACTTGCCCCCAGAGACAGCCACAGTCGCATCGCCGCTAGCTTCGCATCGAGGTGGCGCTCCAGTGGTCGCCCTAAGTGAGGCACCACGCACATATTGGGGATCGACTGGTGCAAGAAGTTATTTTTCTCCGCTTGGGTCAACAAGTTCTCCCCGATAAACTCAAGTGAAAACCCCTCCTCCCAGACCTGGCGCTCCGTCCCACTGTAGAGCAAACGCCCATTTAGCCCCAAAAGTCCCTCCAGTTCTCCGAGGATGAGGGTGGAGTCAAGTTGATCGAGGTACGGTTTCGGTGGGACGGGACTTGGAGGAATGGGAGTGGCAAACTCCGCTTCTAGCTCTGCAACCCTTTGAAACAGATACGCCAAGCGCGGCTCACGTTTCTTTTGTCCGGCGAGAAATGCTTCCTCGTCAAAGGGCTTGCCTGTCGCCTCGCCTGTGGCAATCCAGCAGTCTCGTTTTGTCTTCCCCAGCGCGGTGACGATATCCTCGCGCCGGGTTCCGGGGAGGCAGTACGGCAGAAGCGCATCGGGATTCCCCGCCAGGGCAGCCAGCTCTTCGAGTGTTTTGTAGCGAATAGGATCATCAGAGCCGCTGTCGGAGCCCACCCAATAATCGGGTGCGGAATCGAACGTATCGACCAGCAGGCCGTTCTCAAAGAGCTCGTACTGGGCAATGTCACCGTCGTACTCGCTGAGATACAGCACGGGGAGCCGTGTCTGCTCGGCGATGACTCTTGCCTCGCAGCGATAGGGATAGACCGAGACCCAGCCGTTCTGGGGTTCCGCCGAGACCCACGCGATACTGGCGGTCGCCTCTATCGCCCCGCGAACCCACGCGACCTCGGTGGTGCGAACGTGGAAATTATGAAATGTACTCCCCATGCGCCACGCACTCCACGTGCTGTCTCAAAAACGGAAACGCCCCGTGCGGGGCACGGGGCGTTTTTTACGGTTCCTACTCCTACCGATAGAGCGGGCCGTAGGTGGCGCAGGCGCGGTAGTCGGCGGATTGGGGCTCTAGGGCACCGAAGCGGGTCCACGACGAGGGACGGAAGACGCTGGCATCCGACACATTGTGCATGTCCACGGGGATACGGAGCATCGACGCCAGGGTGATGAGATCGGCCCCGATATGCCCACGGGAGATCGCGCCGTGGTTGGCCCCCCAGGCGTTCATCACGGAGTAGACATCCACAAACGGCCCGACTCCGGTCAGGTTCGGGGCAAACCAGGTGGTCGGCCAGGTCGGGTTCGTGCGGGCATCGAGGATGTCGTGGACCGTGTCGGGGAGGGAGACCGTCCAGCCTTCGGCGATCTGGAGCACCGGGCCGAGGCCGCGCACCAGGTTCAGGCGGAACATCGTGCAGGGGATATCGCCCAGGGTCGTGAAGTCCGTGCTCCAGCCCCCGCCGGGGAAGTACTCCACCACCGATGCGCACCACTTAGTTGCGGCCAGCGCCTGCTTGGCCTCGTCGTCCTCGATCTCGTACCAGGGCTTGAGGCCGTGGCCGGTCCAGTCCAGCGCCGCCGGGCCGGAGTTGATGAGGTGCAGCAGCCCGCCTGCCGCCTTGCCCGTGAGCGTGTGCCCGGAGACGCGCTGGACGGCGTCGGGGGACCAGTAGGTGCGCACATCGGCGAAGAGCTGCGCCTCACCCTGGGTTAAGAGATGGCCCCAGAGCATCGACGCGCCGTTCATGGCATCGTTCTCGGTGGCGACGATGTAGGGCTGGCGGATGCCGTTCCAGTCGAAGCTCGTGTTAAGGATCGCTTCATGGAAGTCCCCATTGGGGAAGTGGTCGGTCCACTGGCGCTGGCCCTGGAACCCGCCGACACTGGCATTGTGCCCCCGCGACTCCTCGATATAGCCCAGCTCTGCCAGCTTCGGGTTGCCCACCATGAGGTCGCGGGTGATGAGCGCCAGCTTGATACTGGTCGCCCAGTCCGCGTCCTTCTGCTCGCGGGTGCGCTGCTTGTGGGGCGGGTTGGTGTCCGCGCCCTCAGGGCAGTGGGTCTTCACCCAGGCAAGCGCCCGCTCGAACTCGTCGTGGTCAAAGATCCCCTTGTCGATGCGGCGCACGAACTCGGTCATGTCCACAAACTCAGGGCGCATTCCCAGGAAGCTCTCGAAGAAGTCGCAGTCCACGATCGAGCCCGCGATCCCCATGGAGACACCGCCCATTGCGAGATAGCTGGTGTTCTTCATCGACGCCACCGCGAGGCCCGCCTTGACAAAGCGCAGGATCTTCTCGGAGACATCGGCGGGGATGCTCGTGTCGTCGCTGTCTTGGACTTCGTGGCCGTAGATGCCAAACGCCGGAATCCCCTTCTGCGTGTGCCCTGCCAGCACCGCCGCAAGATAGACCGCGCCGGGCCGCTCGGTGCCATTGAAGCCCCAGACCGCTGTCGGAATGCTCGCATCCAGGCTCATGGTCTCGGCGCCGTAGCACCAGCACGGGGTCACGGTCAGCACGACGCCAACCCCCTCGCGCGCAAACTTCTCACCACACGCCGCCGCCTCCGCCGCCCCCCCGATACACGTGTCGGCGATCACCACCTCAACGGGCAGGCCACACGCGTGCTTGATATTGGCGACAATTAGCTCCGCCGTGCGCTGCGCCATGCCCATGGTCTGGTCTTCCAGGCTCTCACGAACCCCGCCGTAGCGGCCGTCGATGGTGGGACGAATCCCAACTTTGGGAAGGGAACCGTTCAGGCGGTTCACCGGTGCATTCTTCTTCATGGGAGTATTGTACCTATTCGATTCCTCTGAGCGCATCCGCTTCGTCACTGGGAAACCAGGCGTATTTGGGCCAGGGAATGAGTGTCACCGTCTTGGGATTCTCCTCGCCTCCCAGAATCGAAACGAAGGCATCCGCATCGGCTCGAATCTCATCCCAGCTGGTGTCCGTGAAGACATAAAAACACAGATGCTCAATGTCATATCTTAGAACCCACCCGGCTACTCGCACTGCTCGCATCCACCCTCCCTTGCGGCAAGGGAGGGTGCCTCGGAGTGAGGAACGAACGGAGAGACGGGTGGGTTCGAGGCGGGTGGGTTCAGTCCGTGAGCGCTACTTGCGCTCGGAGTCTCGGGTGCCTCCGGCGCGCTCGTACTCGCTGGAGTCGGAGCCGAAGTAGCCCTTGATCCCCGCCCGACCAGCGACCACTTTCTTACGAAGCGTCTTGCGCCTGTCGTTGCGCCGGTTGAGAACGGTGGTGAGCTGGTCGCGGAGGGCGCTTAGCTCGGCCTCGTCGGCGGCAAGCGCGGTATCGTCGGCTTCTAGCTCGGCGAGTGTTAGGTTCTTGACCTTGAGGTCGGGGTTACCGCGCCAGACAGTGATGATGCGCGCGGCATCGTCGCGTAGTTGTTTTGTTTGAAGCTCTTCAGGCATTATTTTGATCCTCTCAAGTGGTTGAGAGAAGCTCTCATCGTCTGGAAACCTGCTCTCTGCGTGTGGAGAGGTTCTCCCCACGGCACTTTTGATCCTCTCAACGAGACTTTACATTCAATCCACACGAAGAAATTTTTTCTCTAAGGCAAAAGAGCTACATTGGAGGGGTGATAAGGGCAAATAGTTTCCGTAGAGCGATCACGAACGCAACGGTAGCGGGAAGCGCCGCAAGGAGCAGGAAGGAGCCCGCACAATCGCGTAGCCACTGCGGGAGCCAGGTCCGGCGTTCTAGGAGGTAGGCAAGAACGGCAGGCAGGGTGAGCCAGCCATAGGTCAACGCACCCCGGAGCGGTGGCAAGCTGTACAGCGCCTTGTGAAAGAGAATCGGCGTGCAAAACGCCATGCTCACCGCAATGAGACAAGCAGAAACAAACAAATCCCCATTGGGAATCCCAATCGCACCAGATCGTCGCATTAACCTTCTCCTGGTATCCTAAACGCACCGACGAAAGGGGTGGTTGCGGTGGGACTCTTGGAACAACTCAAAGCGACACCACGCTGGCAAGACCGGCGGGAGCTGGTTCGCCAAACGGACGATGCAGGGGCGCTCTTGGCCTGGCTTCCCCATGAGAAAGAGGGCTGGGTGCGGGCGGCGCTGGCAACGCGGCTCGGCCAGCTGGGAGGGAGCGTCTCACACAGCGCACTCGCTCGGCTCTCCACCGATGATGCGTCGGGGTTGGTGCAGGTTGCTGCGGCTCAGGCCCTTGCACAGCTCGGAACACCCGAGGCCCAGCAGGAGCTCCAGAAGCTCTTGGAGTGGGCCGACGATCTTCTCGTCAGGCAGGCTGCAGCGCAGAACCAGACCGCCGGCTCATCCGAGCAGAGCGCCGCCATCGAGACCCTCCTTGAGACGCTTCGTCACGAGACCATCGGCCATAAGCGAGCCCTGGCGCTCTACCAGGCGGGGCAACGAGCGGGCGCACAGCTGCTCCCCACTCTGCACGCGCTCTGGCAGACCGAGACGGAGCCCTTGGTACGTCAGGAGCTCATCGGGCTCCTGGCCCGCTTGGGGGGAGATGCAGAGCTGGCCCTCTTTGTCCCTGCACTCCGCCAAGAACCCTCCATGCACGTCCGCATCAGCCTCGTCAAGGCGCTCCTCACCCGGCGTACCGCAGCGACCCAAGAGGTTTTTCTCCAGGCCCTCCCCCAGGAGCCCACGGAGGCGGTTCGCTTCCAGCTTATCCATGCCCTCAACCACTGGAAAGACCGTCGCGTACTACGCGTGCTCTACGAGAGTATCAATGCCTCTCGTTTTCCCGGCACCTACCCCCAGATCCGGCAGATGCTCGACAACTCTCTCCGGACAATCCCGACCGCGGAGC from Armatimonas rosea includes the following:
- a CDS encoding L-fucose isomerase encodes the protein MKKNAPVNRLNGSLPKVGIRPTIDGRYGGVRESLEDQTMGMAQRTAELIVANIKHACGLPVEVVIADTCIGGAAEAAACGEKFAREGVGVVLTVTPCWCYGAETMSLDASIPTAVWGFNGTERPGAVYLAAVLAGHTQKGIPAFGIYGHEVQDSDDTSIPADVSEKILRFVKAGLAVASMKNTSYLAMGGVSMGIAGSIVDCDFFESFLGMRPEFVDMTEFVRRIDKGIFDHDEFERALAWVKTHCPEGADTNPPHKQRTREQKDADWATSIKLALITRDLMVGNPKLAELGYIEESRGHNASVGGFQGQRQWTDHFPNGDFHEAILNTSFDWNGIRQPYIVATENDAMNGASMLWGHLLTQGEAQLFADVRTYWSPDAVQRVSGHTLTGKAAGGLLHLINSGPAALDWTGHGLKPWYEIEDDEAKQALAATKWCASVVEYFPGGGWSTDFTTLGDIPCTMFRLNLVRGLGPVLQIAEGWTVSLPDTVHDILDARTNPTWPTTWFAPNLTGVGPFVDVYSVMNAWGANHGAISRGHIGADLITLASMLRIPVDMHNVSDASVFRPSSWTRFGALEPQSADYRACATYGPLYR
- a CDS encoding HEAT repeat domain-containing protein; this encodes MEQLKATPRWQDRRELVRQTDDAGALLAWLPHEKEGWVRAALATRLGQLGGSVSHSALARLSTDDASGLVQVAAAQALAQLGTPEAQQELQKLLEWADDLLVRQAAAQNQTAGSSEQSAAIETLLETLRHETIGHKRALALYQAGQRAGAQLLPTLHALWQTETEPLVRQELIGLLARLGGDAELALFVPALRQEPSMHVRISLVKALLTRRTAATQEVFLQALPQEPTEAVRFQLIHALNHWKDRRVLRVLYESINASRFPGTYPQIRQMLDNSLRTIPTAELVAWLDDEPWVGLCELFIKTLSGRGTEGRQVLLDQLTTQTRRELFRYLIPAVMTWQDEEVRELLYTLFDREARADRPRTPPVLDDAYNISIDYWFYLVRALGTFYQKWSFERLNAQLTTEPHAAIRDTLFDTLHQLRTPEAVAACFAALRREKTPYLIREYARRLFFKSPDTVLELLCERWLDEVDEVLQRELWRALLTLPAPREPVEEEVTEEIDAEIAEILRELPHEELTDL